The sequence below is a genomic window from Bacteroidales bacterium MB20-C3-3.
AGGCCGGCTCCGGACATTACAGTTTTACGCTGTACCATCTCCCGGGCCTTTCTGGCTGCATGTCTCGCTGTTGCTGCAAGAATAACTTTATCTACAATATTCTTTGCATCTTTTGGATTCTCTTCAAGATAGTATTCAAGGGCTGCAGTTGTTGCCTGAGATACTGCGGCCATCACCTCAGAGTTTCCCAGTTTTGTTTTTGTCTGACCTTCAAACTGCGGCTCCGCTACTTTAACCGATATAATAGCAGTTAAACCTTCGCGGAAGTCAGAGGCATCAATCTCAAACTTAAGTTTGGATAGCAGACCATTTTTATCTGCGTAGTTTTTGAGTGTTGTGGTCAGACCTCTTCTGAATCCGGAGAGGTGTGTTCCTCCCTCAATAGTGTTTATATTGTTAACATAAGAGTGGATGTTTTCTGAAAAGCCAGTATTGTATTGCATTGCAATTTCAATTGGCATACCCGTTTTATCACCCTCCAGATATATTGGTTTCTCTGTAAGTTTCTCTCTGTTTCCATCCAGGTACTGAACAAACTCCAGCAGACCCAGCTCTGAGTGGAAAACCTCTCTTAACGGAAGTTCGTGCTCTCCCTCCTCTGAATTCTCCTGCTCTCTGTAATCTTCCAGAACAAGTTTTACATTTTTGTTAAGATAGGCAAGTTCTCTGAGTCTTGTTGCAAGTATGTCATAGTTATAGTTTGTGCCGAGAACAAATATCTCGGGATCCGGACTAAAGGTAATTATTGTCCCTCTTTTGTCTGAATCGCCTACCAATTTAACGGGATACTGGGGAATACCTTTTTTAAACTCCTGGATAAATTGTTTTCCGTCTCTGTGAATTTCTGCAGTCAAATGCTGTGAGAGAGCATTAACGCAGGAAACACCAACACCGTGGAGACCTCCGGAAACTTTATATGAGTCTTTACTGAATTTACCACCTGCGTGGAGAACAGTAAGAACAACCTCCAGTGCGGATCTGCCCTCTTTTTCGTGTATATCGGTAGGGATGCCCCTTCCGTTATCCTCTACCGTGATAGAGTTATCTGCATTTATCTTTACCAGAATATCTGTGCAATATCCTCCAAGTGCTTCATCTATTGAGTTGTCAACTACTTCATAAACCAAATGATGCAATCCTCTGCTTCCAACATCTCCAATGTACATTGAAGGTCTTTTTCTTACTGCCTCAAGCCCTTCCAAAACCTGTATGCTATCAGCGGAGTATTGTCCGCTGATTGATAGGGATCCCTGTTCTGTCATATTAGAATTTATCTCTTATTAAAGAGGCAAAGTTAATCAAAAGCATAAAAAAAACCTAATTATTTTTGATAAATAATCAGGTTTACGAAAGGATGTATATTCATGGATATCAAAGAGTTATAATTACTCCTGCTGTTATGTTTATACCTCGGTATCCGTAGTCGGCCAGCCATAACCCTTGTGAGTTAAAGAGGTTGTTCCCCTTTAGGTAAAAGCTGAATTTTGAGT
It includes:
- the gyrB gene encoding DNA topoisomerase (ATP-hydrolyzing) subunit B, producing MTEQGSLSISGQYSADSIQVLEGLEAVRKRPSMYIGDVGSRGLHHLVYEVVDNSIDEALGGYCTDILVKINADNSITVEDNGRGIPTDIHEKEGRSALEVVLTVLHAGGKFSKDSYKVSGGLHGVGVSCVNALSQHLTAEIHRDGKQFIQEFKKGIPQYPVKLVGDSDKRGTIITFSPDPEIFVLGTNYNYDILATRLRELAYLNKNVKLVLEDYREQENSEEGEHELPLREVFHSELGLLEFVQYLDGNREKLTEKPIYLEGDKTGMPIEIAMQYNTGFSENIHSYVNNINTIEGGTHLSGFRRGLTTTLKNYADKNGLLSKLKFEIDASDFREGLTAIISVKVAEPQFEGQTKTKLGNSEVMAAVSQATTAALEYYLEENPKDAKNIVDKVILAATARHAARKAREMVQRKTVMSGAGLPGKLADCSDRNPEKCEIFLVEGDSAGGTAKTGRDRGFQAILPLRGKILNVEKAMEHKVFESEEIRNIYTALGVTIGTEEDSKGLNLSKLRYHKVIIMTDADVDGSHIATLILTFFFRHMLDLIKSGYVYIATPPLYLVKKGKQERYCWTEEERKLATLEIGGGKESGVSLQRYKGLGEMNAIQLWDTTMNPDTRILRQVTIDNAAEADRIFSMLMGDEVPPRREFIETHAKYAKIDA